In Marinobacter antarcticus, one genomic interval encodes:
- a CDS encoding PilT/PilU family type 4a pilus ATPase: MEFEKLLRLMVEKGGSDLFITAGVPPSMKVNGKVLPVTKNALTPEQTREFVYGSMSDKQRAEFEETHECNFAISARGIGRFRVSAFFQRNLCGMVLRRIEVKIPQIDDLSLPEIIKELAMTKRGLIMFVGATGTGKSTSLAAMLGHRNRNSRGHIISIEDPIEFVHQHQGCIVTQREVGIDTESFEVALKNTLRQAPDVILIGEVRTRQTMEYSVQFAETGHLCLATLHANNANQALDRIIQFFPPEQHNQIWMDLSLNLRAIVAQQLIPTPDGKGRKAVIEVLINTPLVADLIRKGEVHKLKGLMAKSNESGMRTFDQALYQLYAEGSITYEDALAHADSANDLRLMIKLGTDAQGADQLSSSVDKLTIQDN, encoded by the coding sequence ATGGAATTCGAAAAGCTGCTTCGCCTGATGGTAGAAAAAGGAGGCTCAGACCTCTTTATCACGGCCGGTGTTCCACCCAGCATGAAAGTGAACGGTAAAGTGCTGCCGGTCACCAAAAATGCGTTAACGCCGGAGCAGACCAGGGAGTTTGTGTACGGCTCGATGAGCGACAAGCAGAGAGCCGAGTTTGAGGAAACTCATGAGTGTAACTTTGCCATCAGCGCCCGTGGCATTGGACGCTTCCGGGTGAGTGCGTTCTTCCAGCGCAACTTGTGCGGCATGGTACTGCGCCGGATTGAAGTGAAAATTCCTCAGATCGACGATCTGTCGCTGCCGGAAATAATTAAAGAGCTGGCCATGACCAAACGTGGCCTGATCATGTTTGTCGGGGCGACGGGTACCGGTAAATCGACGTCGCTGGCCGCCATGCTAGGGCACCGTAACCGGAATAGCCGGGGACATATTATTTCCATCGAAGACCCTATCGAATTCGTACATCAGCACCAGGGCTGTATCGTGACGCAACGGGAAGTCGGGATCGATACCGAGAGCTTCGAAGTTGCGCTGAAAAACACGCTCAGACAGGCACCGGACGTTATTCTCATTGGTGAGGTGCGCACCCGCCAGACCATGGAATACTCTGTTCAGTTTGCCGAGACAGGTCACCTTTGCCTGGCAACACTGCACGCTAACAACGCCAACCAGGCGCTTGACCGAATTATCCAGTTTTTCCCGCCGGAGCAGCACAACCAGATCTGGATGGACTTGTCTCTTAACCTCAGGGCAATTGTGGCTCAGCAACTGATCCCGACACCGGACGGAAAAGGCCGCAAGGCCGTTATTGAAGTTCTGATCAATACACCGCTGGTAGCAGACCTGATTCGCAAGGGTGAGGTGCATAAACTCAAGGGGTTGATGGCCAAGTCCAACGAATCCGGCATGCGGACCTTCGATCAGGCTTTGTATCAGCTTTATGCTGAAGGCTCTATTACTTACGAAGATGCGCTGGCTCACGCCGACTCGGCTAACGACCTGCGCCTGATGATAAAACTGGGTACGGATGCCCAGGGGGCAGACCAGTTGTCATCCTCTGTTGATAAGCTGACTATTCAGGATAACTGA
- the polA gene encoding DNA polymerase I, translated as MTEQKNPPVVLVDGSSYLFRAYHALPPLTTSKNHPTGAIKGVIAMIRRLEQDFPGSKLVVVFDAKGKTFRHDLYEEYKANRPPMPDDLAMQIEPIHQMVKAMGLPLLIVEGVEADDVIGTLANEATSKGIDVVVSTGDKDMAQLVSDHVTLINTMTETRMDRDGVKEKFGVRPDQIIDYLALVGDKVDNIPGVNKCGPKTAVKWLEAYDNLDSVIEHAGEIKGKIGEYLREAIDTLPLSRELATIKMDVALAFGLEDLQERQQSDEDLLELFREYELRSWVAELEAKASKTAEAGDNRTAESDDNNALAAQEKHYSVITSQEELDEWVTRLKKSELFAFDTETTSLRYMSAEVVGVSFAIKAGEAAYVPFGHDYMGAPEQLDREEVLTQLKPLLEDPKQKKVGQNLKYDKNVLANHDICLEGIAEDTMVESYVLNSVSSRHDMDTLARNYLGEETITFESIAGKGAKQLTFNQLDLEMAGPYAAEDADITLRLHQVLRPQLAKIGKLQSVYEDIDLPLVPVLSRMEQRGTLISASTLRQHSQELAERMAELEKEAHAVAGENFNLGSPKQLQVIFYEKMGLPVIKKTPKGAPSTAEPVLQELAHEHELPRLILEHRSLSKLKSTYTDTLPELIHHRTGRVHTSYHQAVTATGRLSSSEPNLQNIPIRTEQGRRIRQAFIAEKGYKLLAADYSQIELRIMAHLSGDKGLLTAFENGEDIHKATAAEVFGVARGDVNSDQRRSAKAINFGLIYGMSAFGLARQLDVGRKIAQQYIDRYFERYPGVLQYMDNIRKQAHNDGYVETLYGRRLYLPEINARNKQLQQAAERTAINAPMQGTAADIIKLAMIEVERWLLAEHPETARMTMQVHDELILEVKAEAADEIREGLIKRMSGAVKLAVPLLVEAGVGDNWDEAH; from the coding sequence ATGACTGAACAAAAGAACCCACCTGTGGTACTTGTGGACGGTTCGTCCTATTTATTCCGTGCTTATCATGCACTTCCGCCACTAACCACCAGCAAAAATCACCCCACCGGCGCCATCAAGGGCGTCATCGCAATGATCCGGCGGCTGGAGCAGGACTTCCCCGGTTCAAAGCTGGTTGTGGTGTTCGATGCCAAGGGCAAAACCTTCCGCCACGATCTCTACGAAGAGTATAAAGCCAATCGCCCGCCAATGCCGGACGATCTGGCCATGCAGATTGAGCCCATCCACCAGATGGTAAAAGCCATGGGGCTGCCACTACTGATTGTGGAGGGAGTGGAAGCCGACGATGTGATTGGCACTCTGGCCAACGAAGCCACCAGCAAAGGCATTGATGTGGTGGTCTCAACCGGCGATAAGGATATGGCCCAACTGGTCAGCGATCACGTAACGCTGATCAACACCATGACCGAAACGCGGATGGACCGGGACGGTGTGAAAGAGAAGTTTGGCGTTCGCCCCGACCAGATAATCGACTACCTGGCTCTGGTCGGCGACAAGGTAGACAACATTCCCGGCGTCAACAAATGCGGCCCGAAAACAGCGGTAAAATGGCTAGAGGCTTACGACAATCTGGACAGCGTGATTGAGCATGCCGGCGAGATCAAAGGCAAGATTGGCGAGTATCTGCGTGAGGCCATCGATACCCTGCCCCTGAGTCGGGAACTGGCCACCATCAAAATGGATGTAGCCCTCGCGTTTGGTCTGGAAGATCTGCAGGAGCGACAGCAAAGCGACGAAGATCTTCTGGAACTGTTCAGAGAATACGAATTAAGGAGCTGGGTTGCAGAACTGGAGGCCAAAGCCTCTAAAACCGCTGAAGCCGGCGACAATCGGACTGCAGAATCCGATGACAATAATGCGCTGGCTGCACAGGAAAAACATTACAGCGTAATCACCAGCCAGGAAGAACTCGATGAGTGGGTAACAAGACTCAAAAAATCCGAGCTATTCGCTTTTGACACTGAAACCACAAGCCTGCGGTACATGAGCGCCGAGGTGGTGGGTGTGTCGTTCGCCATCAAGGCGGGCGAGGCGGCTTACGTGCCCTTTGGCCACGATTATATGGGGGCTCCTGAGCAGCTCGATCGCGAGGAAGTACTGACCCAGCTCAAACCTCTGCTGGAAGACCCAAAGCAGAAGAAAGTTGGCCAGAACCTTAAGTACGACAAGAACGTACTGGCCAACCACGACATCTGTCTGGAAGGCATCGCTGAAGACACCATGGTGGAATCTTACGTGCTGAACTCGGTTTCATCCCGCCATGACATGGACACTCTGGCCCGAAATTATCTGGGCGAGGAAACCATTACCTTTGAGTCCATTGCCGGGAAAGGTGCCAAGCAGCTCACTTTTAACCAGCTGGATCTGGAAATGGCGGGGCCCTATGCAGCAGAAGACGCTGACATAACCTTGCGCCTGCATCAGGTTCTACGACCGCAACTGGCCAAGATCGGCAAACTACAGTCGGTTTATGAGGACATAGACTTGCCCCTGGTGCCAGTGCTGTCTCGCATGGAGCAGCGCGGCACGCTGATCAGCGCCAGCACCCTGCGCCAGCATAGCCAGGAACTGGCGGAGCGGATGGCCGAACTGGAAAAAGAAGCCCACGCAGTGGCTGGCGAAAACTTTAACCTGGGCTCACCCAAGCAATTGCAGGTCATTTTCTACGAGAAGATGGGCCTCCCGGTGATCAAGAAAACACCCAAAGGCGCGCCTTCTACAGCAGAGCCAGTATTGCAGGAGCTGGCCCACGAGCACGAACTGCCCAGACTGATTCTGGAACACCGCAGCCTGAGCAAGCTCAAGTCCACCTACACAGATACCCTGCCGGAGCTGATCCACCACCGCACAGGGCGGGTGCATACCTCTTACCACCAGGCGGTCACAGCCACCGGACGTCTGTCCTCATCGGAGCCAAATCTGCAGAACATTCCTATCCGCACCGAGCAGGGTCGGCGCATTCGCCAGGCCTTTATCGCCGAGAAAGGCTATAAACTTCTGGCGGCGGACTACTCGCAGATTGAATTGCGGATCATGGCCCACCTGTCTGGTGACAAAGGTCTGCTGACGGCCTTCGAAAATGGCGAAGACATTCATAAAGCAACAGCAGCAGAAGTCTTCGGTGTGGCGCGGGGCGATGTAAACAGCGACCAGCGCCGCAGCGCCAAAGCCATCAACTTCGGCCTGATTTACGGCATGTCGGCGTTCGGACTGGCCCGCCAACTGGATGTGGGTCGCAAGATTGCCCAGCAATATATCGACCGCTATTTCGAGCGCTATCCGGGTGTTTTGCAATATATGGATAACATCCGAAAGCAGGCCCACAACGATGGCTATGTTGAAACACTGTATGGCCGACGCCTGTATCTGCCTGAAATCAATGCGCGCAACAAACAGCTGCAGCAGGCCGCCGAGCGGACGGCTATCAATGCCCCCATGCAGGGAACAGCCGCCGATATTATCAAGCTGGCCATGATTGAAGTAGAGCGCTGGCTGCTTGCGGAGCACCCTGAAACTGCCCGCATGACCATGCAGGTGCACGACGAACTGATTCTGGAGGTGAAGGCAGAAGCCGCTGACGAGATCCGCGAAGGGCTTATCAAACGCATGTCCGGCGCGGTGAAGTTAGCGGTGCCACTGCTGGTAGAAGCTGGCGTGGGCGACAACTGGGACGAAGCCCACTAG
- a CDS encoding YggT family protein: MLADILITILLIASTFYMTIILLRFLLQLARADFYNPICQFAVKATNPLLRPLRRVIPGWGGIDGAALVLAIIIQAITFFLILVALNGGIPSFNPLTLLVWAVLNVLDLIVKIYFWSVIAVVVVSWIAPGSGHPAIQLVAQITEPVMRPVRKLMPSMGGLDLSPIIVFLILNVLSVVIEHMKVAAGLGSIGLGL; encoded by the coding sequence ATGCTGGCAGACATCCTGATTACGATCCTGCTGATCGCGTCCACTTTTTACATGACGATTATACTGCTGCGCTTTTTGCTGCAATTGGCACGGGCCGACTTCTATAACCCGATTTGCCAGTTTGCTGTAAAGGCCACCAACCCCTTGCTTAGACCTCTGCGCCGGGTTATTCCTGGCTGGGGCGGAATTGATGGTGCCGCCCTGGTTCTTGCCATTATCATTCAGGCGATCACCTTCTTTCTGATCCTTGTTGCCCTGAATGGCGGCATTCCTTCATTCAATCCGCTCACCCTGCTGGTCTGGGCCGTTCTGAATGTCCTGGACCTGATCGTCAAAATTTACTTCTGGTCAGTTATCGCTGTCGTCGTCGTCAGCTGGATCGCCCCCGGCAGCGGACACCCTGCTATTCAGCTGGTTGCGCAGATCACGGAACCTGTTATGCGCCCTGTACGCAAACTGATGCCGTCCATGGGCGGGCTGGATCTGTCACCCATTATCGTTTTCCTTATCCTGAACGTCCTTTCTGTTGTTATTGAACACATGAAAGTCGCAGCCGGTCTTGGATCCATTGGTCTCGGACTGTAA
- a CDS encoding dynamin family protein: protein MNHQGNLTQQVEAYHNWKKELIRQIGRYRLWLQDNNLFSDDISTRIRHGLELLIEDELTIAFVGEYSRGKTELINALFFSDFGQRMLPSQAGRTTMCPTELFFDRSANENYLLLLPIETRTGDLSLQQLRKQPERWVKHGLDERDPEIMREILGEVARVKSVDPEQARTLGFDEGMLEHDRNNPGNVLIPAWRNAQISIRHPLFERGLRILDTPGLNALGSEPELTISMLPRAHAIIFVLSADTGVTASDMTIWKEHIDTEHADHRAGRFAVLNKIDVLWDDLQGEKHTREAIERVREYTADHLGIRQQDVIPLSAKQGLVARVRKDNDLFTRSNIGNLEQLIIQRILMHKEQLITQSLINDLLGMLQNSQAAMQTRLDSLEEESQACSGTTMDKAALARLADRAQRDYDFYYKKLITLRSSRRLMGSQGEMLKNLVAEDRFESHAEKIHKSMSKSWTTAGMNSAMDQFFELLESDFTNLLSEGRLAEKMVGAIYRRYNEDTRAQHLEPIPLRAGRHVIAVRELRKKARRFRVSPKNLLTEQSVLVQRFFNVMVSEARTLHARVRQDVERWPSEALLPIMQYSMEQKQLLEHQIRRLRDMVRSDRDGRFERDRLGNTISDLRRQLELADAMQRQIRKPAPTMIQQKVVNISGAI from the coding sequence ATGAATCACCAGGGAAATCTGACTCAACAGGTAGAGGCATACCACAACTGGAAAAAAGAGCTGATCCGCCAGATCGGCCGCTACCGGTTATGGCTTCAGGACAACAACCTGTTCTCAGACGACATCAGCACGCGTATCCGTCATGGGCTTGAGCTTCTCATTGAGGACGAGCTCACTATCGCGTTTGTCGGCGAGTATTCCCGTGGCAAAACGGAGCTGATAAACGCTCTGTTCTTCTCGGATTTTGGCCAACGCATGCTGCCATCCCAGGCCGGGCGCACAACCATGTGCCCGACCGAGCTGTTTTTTGACCGCAGCGCCAACGAAAACTATTTGTTACTGCTCCCAATAGAGACCCGTACCGGTGACCTGTCATTACAACAGCTGCGCAAACAGCCGGAACGCTGGGTAAAGCACGGACTGGATGAACGCGATCCTGAAATCATGCGAGAGATCCTGGGAGAAGTTGCCCGGGTCAAAAGTGTTGATCCTGAGCAGGCGCGAACGCTCGGCTTCGACGAAGGCATGCTAGAGCATGACCGCAACAACCCCGGTAATGTCCTGATTCCAGCCTGGCGAAATGCCCAGATCAGTATTCGCCACCCGCTGTTCGAGCGCGGCCTGCGCATTCTTGACACACCAGGCCTTAACGCGCTCGGCTCTGAACCCGAACTCACCATAAGCATGCTGCCAAGAGCTCATGCCATCATTTTTGTGCTCAGTGCAGATACCGGCGTTACCGCCAGCGACATGACCATCTGGAAAGAGCACATCGACACCGAGCACGCTGATCACCGCGCCGGTCGCTTTGCCGTACTGAACAAAATAGATGTGCTTTGGGACGACCTGCAGGGCGAGAAACACACCCGCGAAGCCATTGAGCGGGTGCGTGAGTATACAGCGGATCATCTCGGCATCCGGCAGCAGGACGTAATACCCCTGTCCGCCAAGCAGGGCCTGGTCGCAAGGGTCAGGAAAGACAACGATCTGTTCACCCGCTCCAACATTGGCAACCTGGAACAGCTGATCATCCAGCGCATTCTGATGCACAAAGAGCAGCTGATCACCCAAAGCCTGATTAATGACCTGCTGGGCATGCTGCAAAACAGCCAGGCGGCGATGCAGACCCGCCTCGATTCACTCGAAGAAGAGTCTCAGGCCTGCTCAGGCACCACCATGGACAAGGCCGCCCTCGCACGGCTGGCAGATCGAGCTCAGCGAGATTACGACTTTTACTACAAGAAGCTGATCACGCTGCGCTCAAGCCGCCGACTGATGGGTTCTCAGGGTGAGATGCTGAAAAACCTGGTAGCCGAAGATCGCTTTGAGTCTCATGCCGAGAAGATCCACAAAAGTATGTCCAAAAGCTGGACTACGGCCGGTATGAACAGCGCCATGGACCAGTTTTTTGAGCTGCTGGAAAGCGATTTCACCAACCTGCTCAGCGAGGGCCGCCTCGCGGAGAAAATGGTCGGAGCCATCTATCGTCGGTATAACGAGGATACCCGTGCCCAGCACCTGGAACCCATCCCGCTGCGTGCCGGCCGGCATGTTATTGCTGTCAGGGAGCTGCGTAAAAAAGCCCGACGCTTCCGTGTCAGCCCCAAGAACCTGCTCACCGAGCAGTCCGTTCTGGTACAACGTTTTTTCAATGTGATGGTGAGCGAAGCCAGAACCCTGCATGCTCGTGTACGCCAGGATGTGGAGCGCTGGCCTTCAGAAGCACTGCTGCCGATCATGCAGTACTCCATGGAACAGAAACAATTGCTGGAGCACCAGATACGACGCCTCCGGGATATGGTAAGAAGCGATCGTGACGGCCGCTTCGAGCGTGACCGGCTAGGCAATACTATCAGCGACTTACGCAGGCAGCTGGAACTAGCTGATGCTATGCAGAGACAAATCCGTAAACCTGCCCCCACCATGATCCAACAGAAAGTGGTTAATATCTCCGGCGCAATCTAA
- a CDS encoding OmpP1/FadL family transporter: protein MGVANAGAAANPENATTVFFNPAGMSQLKGTNISFGAAILDIDAEAKEGARANNQLPSIAPQSEVQGSLGGDIADPAVLPNVYLTHEINDSIDVGFGIHAPYGLAADYEDDFVGRFFADKTELTALSFTPAISVNNGQGLSMGLGLNVMYVEGKLTKFIDNSGTIAQAPGGVVPGTPAQGYADIEGDDVAVTFQVGFLYELNDRTQIGLKAQTGTELELKGDAKFTNLAVATPAGTPTPPGPGVAVAIDSTEPARVPLAIPESITAGIRHSLTDEITVLAGATYSRWSRFESLDIYGRDSSKPLTAQSPGGMPNQLTHIPEEWENTWQLNVGGIWQATPEWAFKAGYAWDESPVDQYVTARIPSSDRHWLTLGAQWKPAQSGWTVDAAVGTLLFTDDPTVSDKSYVLTPGGTIPSPADTNSFYEGEYDLEAWSAAIQISKAF, encoded by the coding sequence ATGGGTGTTGCTAACGCCGGTGCCGCTGCAAACCCGGAGAATGCTACCACGGTATTTTTTAACCCGGCGGGCATGAGCCAGTTAAAAGGTACGAATATATCTTTTGGTGCTGCGATTCTGGATATTGATGCCGAGGCAAAAGAAGGAGCCAGAGCAAACAATCAGCTTCCCTCCATTGCACCCCAGAGTGAGGTTCAGGGTTCTCTTGGCGGCGATATTGCGGATCCGGCCGTTTTGCCAAACGTCTATCTGACTCATGAAATCAATGATTCAATTGATGTGGGTTTTGGCATCCACGCACCCTACGGCCTTGCCGCAGACTACGAGGATGATTTCGTTGGTCGTTTCTTCGCGGACAAGACCGAGTTGACAGCGCTTTCCTTCACACCAGCTATTTCCGTTAATAACGGCCAAGGCTTGTCTATGGGCTTGGGCCTTAACGTAATGTACGTCGAAGGCAAACTTACGAAGTTTATCGATAACTCAGGCACTATTGCCCAGGCGCCAGGTGGGGTTGTTCCCGGTACTCCAGCGCAGGGCTACGCCGACATTGAAGGTGATGATGTTGCCGTGACCTTTCAGGTGGGCTTTCTGTATGAGCTGAATGACAGAACTCAGATTGGACTGAAGGCTCAGACGGGTACAGAGCTTGAGCTCAAGGGTGATGCCAAGTTTACCAATTTAGCCGTGGCTACTCCCGCAGGTACCCCCACTCCTCCGGGGCCAGGAGTTGCTGTCGCGATTGACTCGACTGAGCCGGCCAGAGTCCCACTGGCTATCCCCGAGAGCATCACGGCCGGTATCAGACACAGTCTGACCGATGAGATTACGGTTCTGGCCGGTGCTACCTACTCCAGATGGAGCCGGTTCGAGTCTCTGGATATTTACGGGCGCGATTCCAGCAAGCCTCTGACGGCTCAGAGCCCGGGCGGTATGCCTAACCAGCTGACACATATTCCCGAAGAGTGGGAAAACACTTGGCAACTCAACGTGGGTGGTATTTGGCAGGCAACGCCTGAGTGGGCTTTCAAGGCCGGGTATGCCTGGGATGAATCGCCAGTTGATCAATACGTCACCGCTCGAATTCCCTCCAGTGATCGTCACTGGCTGACGTTGGGCGCCCAGTGGAAGCCGGCTCAGAGCGGCTGGACAGTAGATGCTGCGGTAGGCACCCTGCTGTTCACCGACGACCCAACAGTGTCAGACAAATCTTACGTCCTGACTCCGGGTGGCACTATCCCTAGCCCTGCGGACACGAACTCGTTCTATGAGGGCGAGTACGATCTTGAGGCCTGGAGTGCGGCCATCCAAATCAGCAAAGCCTTTTAA
- a CDS encoding type IV pilus twitching motility protein PilT has product MDITELLAFSAKQGASDLHLSAGLPPMIRVDGDVRRINLPPLEHKEVHGLIYDIMNDKQRKDYEEFLETDFSFEVPGVARFRVNAFNQNRGAGAVFRTIPSKVLTMEDLGMGQVFKDVSSVPRGLVLVTGPTGSGKSTTLAAMIDYINDTRYEHVLTIEDPIEFVHDSKKCLINQREVHRDTLGFNEALRSALREDPDIILVGELRDLETIRLALTAAETGHLVFGTLHTTSAAKTIDRVVDVFPAEEKSMVRSMLSESLQAVVSQTLMKKMGGGRIAAHEIMIGTAAIRNLIREDKIAQMYSSIQTGASLGMQTLDQCLERLLQKGLISREAARAKAKMPDNF; this is encoded by the coding sequence ATGGATATTACTGAACTGCTTGCCTTCTCGGCAAAACAGGGTGCGTCTGACCTGCACCTTTCTGCCGGCCTGCCCCCTATGATTCGTGTTGACGGTGATGTTCGCCGCATCAATCTTCCGCCCCTGGAGCACAAAGAAGTTCACGGGCTGATCTACGACATCATGAACGACAAGCAGCGCAAGGACTACGAGGAATTTCTGGAAACCGACTTTTCCTTTGAAGTGCCGGGTGTCGCGCGCTTCCGTGTTAACGCCTTTAACCAGAATCGCGGGGCTGGTGCCGTTTTCCGTACCATCCCCTCGAAAGTACTGACAATGGAAGACCTCGGCATGGGCCAGGTGTTCAAGGATGTTTCTTCTGTGCCCCGTGGGTTGGTACTGGTAACCGGGCCGACTGGTTCCGGTAAGTCCACCACGTTGGCGGCGATGATTGATTACATCAACGATACCCGCTACGAGCACGTTCTCACCATAGAAGACCCGATCGAATTTGTGCACGACTCCAAGAAGTGCCTGATCAACCAGCGGGAAGTGCATCGAGATACTCTGGGTTTTAACGAAGCCCTGCGCTCCGCATTGCGGGAAGACCCCGATATTATTCTGGTAGGTGAGCTGCGAGACTTGGAAACTATCCGTCTGGCGCTCACCGCGGCGGAAACCGGCCACCTGGTGTTTGGCACTCTGCACACCACGTCGGCTGCGAAAACCATTGACCGGGTAGTAGACGTGTTCCCGGCGGAAGAAAAATCCATGGTGCGTTCCATGCTTTCCGAGTCGCTGCAGGCTGTTGTTTCCCAAACGCTGATGAAGAAAATGGGCGGTGGACGGATAGCCGCTCACGAAATCATGATAGGTACGGCCGCTATCCGTAACCTGATTCGCGAAGACAAAATTGCCCAGATGTACTCATCGATTCAGACCGGCGCTTCGTTGGGCATGCAGACGCTGGATCAGTGTCTTGAGCGTTTGCTGCAGAAGGGGCTGATTTCCCGCGAGGCGGCGCGGGCCAAGGCGAAAATGCCTGATAATTTCTGA
- the proC gene encoding pyrroline-5-carboxylate reductase, protein MSKSPTISFIGAGNMASAIIGGMLDSGFKASNIWASAPDDGHLQSIRKRFGISVTTDNRYCAQQADMVVLAVKPQAMADVCHDIAPIAQNTRPLMVSIAAGLGADTLDEWLGGGLPVVRVMPNTPSLVGKGAAGLFANESVSSAQKEMVQSVFEGIGIAVWVEDEALLHGVTALSGSGPAYFFLMLEALEAAATEAGVNPETARQLAIQTMAGAAEMAAKSEHDPAQLKKNVMSPGGTTEQAVNTFEEGGLRDLVKKAYSAAYKRSEEMAKELAGKE, encoded by the coding sequence TTGAGCAAATCACCAACCATTTCGTTTATCGGTGCCGGCAACATGGCCAGCGCCATTATTGGCGGCATGCTGGATAGCGGATTCAAAGCTAGCAACATATGGGCAAGCGCGCCGGACGACGGCCACCTGCAATCCATTCGCAAACGTTTTGGGATAAGCGTGACAACAGACAACCGTTACTGTGCACAGCAGGCAGATATGGTTGTGCTCGCGGTGAAGCCCCAGGCAATGGCGGACGTTTGTCATGACATAGCCCCCATCGCCCAGAATACCCGCCCGCTAATGGTGTCTATTGCAGCAGGCCTGGGCGCGGATACACTTGATGAGTGGCTTGGTGGCGGCCTGCCGGTTGTGCGGGTCATGCCCAACACACCGTCTCTGGTAGGCAAAGGTGCAGCCGGGCTTTTTGCCAACGAAAGCGTCAGCAGTGCCCAGAAAGAGATGGTGCAATCGGTTTTTGAAGGCATTGGTATCGCAGTGTGGGTTGAGGACGAAGCCCTGCTTCATGGCGTGACGGCCCTTTCGGGCAGCGGCCCCGCCTATTTCTTCCTGATGCTGGAGGCGCTTGAGGCGGCTGCAACCGAAGCAGGCGTAAACCCGGAAACTGCCCGGCAACTTGCCATACAGACCATGGCAGGCGCCGCTGAAATGGCAGCCAAAAGCGAGCATGACCCGGCCCAGCTGAAGAAAAACGTGATGTCTCCGGGTGGCACAACTGAACAGGCGGTTAATACCTTCGAAGAAGGCGGCCTGCGCGACCTGGTAAAGAAAGCGTATAGCGCTGCTTACAAGCGTTCGGAAGAAATGGCCAAAGAACTGGCAGGCAAAGAGTAA
- a CDS encoding YggS family pyridoxal phosphate-dependent enzyme: MSSIADNLGSVTRRIQKATLQAGREPDSVKLLAVSKTRSPEELREAVTAGQRAFGENYLQEALDKIAALDDLTDIDWHFIGPIQSNKTRQIASAFSWVHSVDRLKVARRLSEQRESGLPPLNICLQVNINNEQSKSGCQPEDLPELVSEISQLPGLTLRGLMAIPDPEQAESALRASFRKLTNTLKELRQKYPEAGPLDTLSMGMSGDLEMAIAEGATWVRIGTAVFGERPSKS; this comes from the coding sequence ATGAGCAGCATAGCAGACAACCTCGGGAGCGTAACCCGACGCATACAAAAAGCAACATTGCAGGCGGGCCGGGAGCCCGATTCTGTGAAGCTGTTGGCGGTGAGCAAAACGCGCTCGCCGGAAGAGCTGCGAGAAGCTGTGACTGCCGGCCAACGGGCATTCGGGGAAAACTACCTTCAGGAAGCCCTGGACAAGATTGCAGCACTGGACGATCTGACCGACATCGACTGGCATTTTATCGGCCCGATACAGTCCAATAAAACACGGCAGATCGCTTCGGCTTTTTCCTGGGTGCACAGTGTGGACCGCCTGAAAGTTGCCCGCCGCCTCAGCGAGCAACGAGAATCCGGCTTGCCACCCTTGAACATTTGCCTGCAGGTCAATATCAACAATGAACAGAGCAAGTCCGGGTGCCAGCCTGAAGATCTGCCCGAACTGGTCTCGGAAATAAGCCAGCTGCCGGGACTCACTCTGCGGGGGCTTATGGCGATCCCAGATCCGGAGCAGGCAGAGTCCGCGCTGAGAGCAAGTTTTCGCAAGCTGACCAACACCTTGAAAGAGCTGAGGCAGAAATACCCCGAGGCCGGGCCACTGGACACCTTATCCATGGGCATGTCTGGTGATCTCGAAATGGCGATTGCAGAAGGTGCCACCTGGGTCCGTATCGGCACGGCTGTTTTTGGCGAACGGCCATCTAAGAGCTGA